In Camelus bactrianus isolate YW-2024 breed Bactrian camel chromosome 10, ASM4877302v1, whole genome shotgun sequence, a genomic segment contains:
- the LOC105061852 gene encoding olfactory receptor 51B6-like, whose product MWLNTTASPFLLTGFPGMEKAHHWISIPLLVVYISILLGNGTLLFLIRNNYNLHEPMYYFLAMLAATDLGVTLTTMPTVLGVLWLNHREIGHGACFFQAYFIHTLSIAESGILLSMAYDRFIAICNPLRYSSILTNTKVIKIGMGVLTRAGLSIMPIILCLPWFPYCRSRVLSHAFCLQQDVIKLACANITFNRLYPVVVVFAMVLLDFLIIFFSYTLILKTVMSITSGERAKALNTCVSHICCILVFYVTVVGLTFIHRFGRHAPHVVHITMSYVYFLFPPFMNPVIYSIKTKQIQSGIIRFFSLPHSRA is encoded by the coding sequence ATGTGGCTCAACACCACTGCTTCCCCATTTCTGCTGACTGGTTTCCCAGGCATGGAGAAGGCACATCACTGGATCTCCATCCCATTATTGGTGGTTTACATCTCCATACTTCTTGGTAATGGCACCCTTCTCTTTCTCATCAGGAATAATTATAACCTCCATGAGCCCATGTACTATTTCTTAGCTATGTTGGCAGCCACTGACCTTGGAGTGACATTGACCACGATGCCCACAGTTCTGGGGGTCCTGTGGTTGAATCACAGGGAGATTGGCCATGGGGCCTGCTTCTTTCAGGCCTACTTTATTCATACTCTTTCTATAGCAGAATCTGGTATTTTGCTTTCCATGGCCTATGACCGTTTTATTGCCATCTGCAACCCCTTGAGATATTCTTCAATTCTTACCAACACCAAGGTAATAAAGATTGGGATGGGGGTATTGACAAGGGCCGGTCTGTCAATTATGCCAATAATTCTTTGCCTTCCCTGGTTTCCCTATTGTCGATCCCGGGTACTCTCCCATGCTTTCTGTCTACAACAGGATGTCATCAAGTTAGCCTGTGCTAACATTACTTTCAATCGTCTCTATCCAGTTGTGGTTGTATTTGCAATGGTCTTGTTGGACTTCCTCATCATCTTTTTCTCCTACACTTTGATCCTCAAGACTGTCATGAGCATCACTTCTGGAGAAAGGGCCAAAGCCCTCAACACATGTGTCTCCCACATCTGCTGCATCCTGGTTTTCTATGTCACTGTGGTTGGTCTGACATTCATCCATAGGTTTGGAAGACATGCTCCTCATGTGGTCCACATCACGATGAGCTATGTCTActtcctttttccccctttcatgAACCCTGTCATCTATAGCATTAAAACCAAGCAGATCCAGAGTGGTATAATTCGcttcttttctctgcctcattctAGAGCATAA